The proteins below are encoded in one region of Helianthus annuus cultivar XRQ/B chromosome 2, HanXRQr2.0-SUNRISE, whole genome shotgun sequence:
- the LOC118485506 gene encoding uncharacterized protein LOC118485506, with product MANATTWDDFKELMREEYCPRDEIQKLENEYYDLKMEGSEIEAYTKRSHELAILCPNLSRPPPRRIELYIKGLALSCGDEGQIKRDCPQLNQNVNDNNNNNAGNNNNGSNGARGRSYVSLEFSQRLGLTPIPLEAKYVVELADGKTIAASHVLFGCKLDLVGQVFDIDLLSVTLGSFDVVVGMDWLSKHQAEILCKEKIVRIPLPSGESLSVQGHRSGTMVGIISAMQAQKCLRKGYPAILALVTDTPSEERKIKDLPVVHEFPEELLGLPPHCQVEFQIDLAPGVAPIARAPYRLAPGELQELSNQLQELLDRGFI from the exons ATGGCTAATGCAACGACATGGGATGATTTTAAGGAGTTGATGCGGGAAGAGTACTGTCCTCGTGACGAGATTCAGAAGCTCGAGAACGAGTACTACGATTTGAAGATGGAAGGGTCTGAGattgaggcttacacgaaacgatCTCATGAACTAGCAATTTTGTGCCCTAACCTGTCTCGACCTCCACCTCGAAGAATTGAACTATACATCAAGGGCCTAGCACTATCG tgtggggatgAAGGTCAgatcaagcgggattgccctcagttgaatcagAATGTCaatgacaacaacaacaacaatgctgggaacaacaacaatggcagcAATGGTGCTCGTGGAAGG agttatgtgtccctagagttcaGTCAGCGATTAGGGCTAACCCCAATACCTTTAGAAGCTAAgtatgtagtagaattagctgatggcaAAACGATAGCAGCTTCGCATGTCCTTTTTGGGTGTAAACTAGATCttgtgggtcaagtgtttgatattgacctcctttcTGTTACCCTCGGTAGTTTTGATGTAgtggttggtatggattggttgtctaaacATCAAGCtgagattctatgtaaggagaagattgtacGTATTCCTCTCCCCAGTGGAGAGTCATTATCGGTTCaggggcatcgtagtgggacaaTGGTTGGTATCATCTCAGCTATGCAAGCGCAGAAATGTCTACGAAAGGGGTATCCTGCTATtctagcacttgttactgatactCCATCAGAAGAAAGAAAGATCAAAGACCTGCCAGTTGTTCATgaatttcctgaggaactacttGGTTTACCTCCTCACTGTCAAGTGGAATTTCAGATCGATCTTGCACCAGGAGTGGCTCcaattgctcgtgctccttatcgtttagcacctggagagttgcaAGAGCTATCCAATCAACttcaagagctgttggatagagGCTTTATctga